A single Vicia villosa cultivar HV-30 ecotype Madison, WI unplaced genomic scaffold, Vvil1.0 ctg.004398F_1_1, whole genome shotgun sequence DNA region contains:
- the LOC131642047 gene encoding uncharacterized protein LOC131642047, with the protein MTSFLIDYAKKNVEKSLDGVLKELRYICCFTCIAKEFEEEKTWLEAERTTVGQRVKVAKRRGDDVQDNVIFWEEEADKIFQEDTKINKKCFFGLCPDCIWRYRKGKELANKKDQIKKLMKTGKELEIGLPAPLPDVDRYSSRHYISFKSRESKCKELLDALKDDNNYIVGLQGMGGTGKTTLAKEVGKKLKQSKQFTYIIDTTVSFSPNIKKIQDDIAGPLGLTFDGCSESDRSKKLWKGLTSGEKILLILDDVWGDIDFEEIGIPYSDNHNGCRILVTTRNVLVCNKLECSKTIRLEFLSQDDAWEMFKRHASLTEISTKSLLDKGFKIANECQGLPIAIAVIASSLKGKHQVEWDVALKSLKKHAPIHEIDDDLVKIYECLKFSYDNMNDGKSKRLFLLCSVFPEDEEIPTERLMRLGIGAGLFGENYRNYEDARSQVVISKKKLLDSCLLLEVDQDRVKMHDLVRDAAQWIAKKEIQTIKLYDKKQKAMVEREKNIKYLFCKGKLKEVLSCKLDSSKLQILIVSMDMDVDYRNHEKFEVPNSFFENISGLRVFHLLINYFDPVTISLPQSFQSLKNIRSLLFQNVDLGDISILENLQSLETFELELCTINELPEGLAKLQNLILLKLLGCIIIENNPFKVIEGCSSLEELYFVGSFNDYCREISLPMLQRFILDDGWRIVNDSVSKCVSLLHHENKYILSKKQLKEYIQVVEAIGLRGIWGEWVNIIPEIVPMDHGMNDLVELRLSSISQLKCLIDTKHDNSQVTTVFSKLVVLELEEMESLRELCNGPLSFDSLKSLEKLTIKGCNQLQSLFTCSLNLFNLKSLSLIQCPMLIFSLFQLTTSHSLVSLEELEIIGCRHLEYIIIDERKEKESRGEKVVDDEDNDRKRSQDSIFPKLKKLNIHECDGLKFIFPFLSIQDLPELESFQVFGCEMLQCIFGHNLINNYLKCDVTTSSPISRNASKPEQQSDPMKCSPFSWTNISCFGKKYLPKSMTNARTEIPLVSEDQQQHIVGDTGDHHSGGNKWHNVFPKLKEVMVYSCMKLEYIFGHYSDAHQNHNEIHLQLPALQHLFLMDLPGLVAMNPQHYHTTFPLLKDLNVSNCLQFAIGDLTIHSVSQSLDSTMKKDLPSKITSLLVGPKNSFSLNYLTLINIRQCEKLEIVFSTSILRCLPELIILKIEECKELKHIIEDDLENEKSITFESTNTYFPKLEILVVVSCNKVKCVFQTSIYTELPKLKVLIITEACELREIFKTEGGDQKLKIPNLEVVEFINLPNLYYAQGTHFQDVKYCFVQDCHKLALTSASISVDIDDIYENISFVDAIDSRLYGELEILLDPLISHFTCNEYPSSESESGSTSSQPQLDGSTTPEKTLATNSSTISETKKEPPIQLSDRKQKGVEISDEEGITSTNVKSLTSSTHSKTNSSSSDPLITSELKPSPQKDGDCQIATTSLSIGTTETNDEGDPSQKVEELSSSLPITKELEQLVSKKHLDYENLSLLTDFLVKHSSILLRDASLSSRYKGYAYNCLAELLKFLQTHSVLDVLGSKHSEFVELLQDVRKFGFDKEWLDGVERRVLFPDNKVSQDTLQKSLDSKQQAVAKEVEVLRLKIAILSQCTEDLKHQLTSSEAVLESIIQQKTVLSAPIGY; encoded by the exons ATGAAAACCGGAAAGGAACTTGAAATTGGACTCCCTGCCCCTCTTCCAGATGTTGACCGATATTCATCCCGACACTATATTTCTTTTAAAAGTAGAGAATCGAAATGTAAAGAGCTTTTGGATGCACTAAAAGATGACAACAATTATATAGTCGGTTTGCAAGGAATGGGCGGCACTGGAAAGACTACATTGGCCAAAGAAGTGGGTAAGAAACTTAAGCAATCCAAACAATTTACATACATTATTGATACAACAGTGTCATTTTCTCCAAATATTAAAAAGATTCAAGATGATATTGCTGGACCCTTGGGATTGACGTTTGATGGATGTAGTGAATCAGACCGATCCAAAAAACTTTGGAAAGGATTAACCAGTGGTGaaaaaattcttctaatattGGATGATGTTTGGGGAGATATTGATTTTGAAGAAATAGGGATTCCCTATAGTGACAATCACAATGGTTGTAGAATTCTTGTAACCACACGCAATGTGTTGGTATGCAACAAATTAGAATGCAGTAAGACAATCAGATTGGAGTTCTTGTCTCAAGACGATGCATGGGAAATGTTCAAACGACATGCTAGTCTGACTGAAATTTCAACTAAAAGTTTGCTCGACAAGGGTTTTAAAATTGCAAATGAATGCCAAGGATTACCAATTGCAATTGCTGTTATCGCAAGTAGTTTGAAGGGAAAACATCAGGTAGAATGGGATGTTGCCTTAAAATCCTTGAAGAAGCATGCACCGATACACGAAATTGATGATGATTTGGTTAAAATATATGAATGCTTGAAGTTTAGCTATGATAATATGAATGATGGAAAGTCCAAAAGACTATTCCTTTTATGTTCTGTATTTccagaagatgaagaaattcCTACTGAAAGGTTGATGAGACTTGGCATAGGAGCAGGTCTTTTTGGGGAAAATTATCGCAACTACGAAGATGCTCGAAGTCAAGTAGTtatatcaaaaaaaaaactccTAGATTCTTGTTTATTGTTGGAGGTCGATCAAGATAGAGTGAAAATGCATGACTTGGTTCGTGATGCAGCCCAATGGATAGCAAAGAAAGAGATTCAAACAATAAAGTTGTATGATAAAAAACAAAAGGCAATGGTTGAAAGGGAGAAgaatattaaatatttgttttgcaaAGGAAAGCTAAAGGAGGTGCTTTCCTGCAAGCTTGATAGTTCAAAGCTCCAGATTCTAATTGTCAGTATGGATATGGACGTAGATTATCGCAACCATGAGAAATTCGAAGTCCCAaattcattttttgaaaatattagtgGCCTTCGAGTGTTTCATTTGTTGATTAATTACTTTGATCCAGTAACTATATCATTACCACAATCATTTCAATCGTTGAAGAATATTCGCTCTCTACTTTTTCAGAATGTTGATTTGGGTGATATCTCTATTTTGGAAAATCTGCAAAGTCTTGAGACATTTGAATTGGAACTGTGTACAATTAATGAATTGCCAGAAGGACTTGCAAAACTACAGAatcttattttgttgaaattgcttGGTTGTATAATTATAGAGAATAATCCATTTAAAGTGATTGAAGGATGCTCCTCACTTGAAGAGTTGTATTTCGTAGGCAGTTTTAATGATTATTGCCGAGAAATATCCTTACCAATGTTACAAAGATTTATATTGGATGATGGTTGGAGGATTGTGAATGATTCAGTATCAAAATGTGTATCTCTTTTACATCatgaaaataaatatatactCTCCAAAAAACAACTCAAAGAGTATATACAAGTAGTAGAGGCTATTGGACTAAGAGGAATCTGGGGGGAATGGGTAAATATCATACCTGAAATTGTTCCTATGGATCATGGTATGAATGATCTAGTCGAGCTTAGATTGAGTTCCATTTCACAACTTAAGTGTCTCATTGACACTAAGCATGATAATTCTCAAGTAACAACTGTCTTCTCCAAGTTAGTTGTACTAGAATTGGAAGAAATGGAAAGTTTGAGAGAATTGTGCAACGGTCCCCTTTCCTTTGATTCTCTAAAGAGTTTAGAGAAGCTGACCATCAAGGGATGCAATCAATTGCAAAGCTTATTCACGTGCAGCCTAAACCTCTTCAATTTAAAGAGCTTGTCATTGATACAATGTCCGATGTTGATCTTCTCCCTATTTCAACTGACCACGTCTCATAGCCTAGTGTCATTAGAAGAATTGGAAATAATTGGCTGCAGGCATCTTGAATACATAATAATAGATGAACGAAAAGAGAAGGAATCGAGAGGAGAAAAAGTTGTTGATGATGAGGATAATGATCGCAAGAGGAGTCAAGActcaatatttccaaaacttaAGAAACTTAATATTCATGAGTGTGATGGATTAAAATTTATATTCCCATTTCTCTCTATTCAGGATCTTCCGGAATTAGAATCTTTCCAGGTATTTGGTTGTGAGATGCTGCAATGCATATTTGGCcacaatttaataaataattatctaaaatgtGATGTTACCACGTCTTCTCCCATTTCTAGAAACGCTTCCAAACCAGAACAACAATCAGATCCTATGAAATGCAGTCCCTTTTCATGGACCAATATAAGTTGCTTTGGTAAAAAGTACTTGCCCAAATCAATGACTAATGCAAGGACTGAAATCCCATTGGTTTCTGAAGATCAACAGCAG CACATAGTAGGAGACACGGGAGATCATCACAGTGGTGGCAATAAGTGGCACAATGTCTTCCCAAAATTAAAAGAAGTCATGGTTTACAGTTGCATGAAATTAGAATACATATTTGGACACTATTCTGATGCTCATCAAAACCATAATGAGATTCACCTTCAGCTTCCAGCATTGCAACATCTCTTTCTTATGGATCTGCCAGGTTTAGTCGCCATGAATCCTCAACATTATCACACAACATTTCCACTTTTGAAAGATCTTAATGTTAGTAACTGCTTGCAATTTGCTATTGGTGATCTCACAATTCATTCGGTTTCACAATCTTTGGATTCTACAATGAAGAAG GATCTACCTTCAAAGATTACGAGCCTTTTGGTTGGTCCCAAAAATTCATTTTCCCTCAATTACCTTACATTGATAAATATCAGGCAATGTGAAAAATTGGAAATTGTGTTTTCAACTTCTATATTAAGATGCCTACCAGAATTGATTATTCTAAAGATAGAAGAATGCAAAGAGTTGAAGCATATTATTGAAGATGATTTGGAAAATGAAAAATCCATAACTTTTGAGTCTACAAACACATACTTCCCAAAGCTAGAAATACTTGTTGTGGTAAGCTGCAACAAAGTCAAATGTGTCTTTCAGACCTCCATATATACAGAGCTTCCAAAGCTAAAAGTTCTGATAATAACAGAAGCATGTGAGCTGCGAGAAATATTCAAAACTGAAGGCGGTGATCAGAAACTCAAGATTCCAAATCTGGAAGTTGTAGAATTTATCAATCTTCCAAACCTCTACTACGCTCAGGGAACACACTTTCAGGATGTAAAATATTGTTTTGTACAAGACTGTCATAAACTTGCTCTGACTTCAGCATCAATATCCGTAGACATTGATGACATTTATGAAAATATTAGTTTTGTTGACGCCATAG ATAGTAGATTATATGGCGAATTAGAGATTCTACTGGATCCATTAATAAGCCATTTCACCTGTAATGAATATCCaagttcagaatcagaatcaggaagTACTTCATCACAGCCACAG TTGGATGGTTCTACTACACCAGAAAAAACTTTAGCAACAAATTCGTCTACCATTTCAGAAACAAAGAAGGAGCCACCAATACAATTATCTGATCGTAAACAAAAG GGTGTCGAGATAAGTGATGAAGAAGGAATTACATCAACTAACGTTAAGTCTTTAACATCCTCAACTCATTCAAAAACAAATAGTTCATCATCAGATCCATTAATTACTTCTGAATTAAAACCATCTCCACAG AAAGACGGTGATTGCCAAATAGCCACAACCTCTTTGTCCATTGGCACGACGGAGACCAATGATGAAG GTGACCCTTCTCAAAAAGTAGAGGAGTTAAGTTCTTCTTTGCCTATCACAAAGGAGCTTGAGCAACTAGTCTCGAAGAAGCATCTGGATTATGAGAATTTGTCTTTGTTGACAGATTTCCTTGTTAAGCATTCTTCAATTCTTTTAAGGGATGCTTCACTAAGTAGCAGATACAAGGGTTATGCTTACAACTGTCTAGCAGAGCTATTGAAATTCCTCCAAACTCATAGTGTGTTGGATGTGTTAGGTTCAAAACACTCTGAGTTTGTTGAGTTATTACAAGATGTGCGCAAATTCGGTTTTGACAAGGAATGGTTGGATGGTGTTGAAAGGCGTGTTTTGTTTCCTGATAATAAAGTCTCTCAAGATACATTACAAAAGTCATTAGATTCCAAGCAACAAGCGGTCGCCAAGGAGGTTGAAGTGTTGCGTTTAAAGATAGCTATTTTAAGTCAATGTACGGAAGATCTTAAGCATCAGTTGACATCGTCTGAAGCTGTTTTGGAGAGTATCATTCAACAGAAGACAGTATTAAGCGCTCCTATTGGCTATTAG